The nucleotide window CGCCCGGCTACATCGCCGAGCCCACCGGCTTTCTGCTGCACATGATCGAGGGGGATGACTGCGTAACCCACAGCGTTCAGGTCAGTCATACCGCCGCCCTGCTCGGCGCATACTGACCGCCGCTCGGCGCACGAGATCAATAGATGTCGCACCCTGGAGATACGGTCAACATGGCTGCGAGAGGAACTGACCATGATCGACCACGTCGTCCTCGGGGTGCATCACCTCGACGAGAGCAAGCACTTCTATGAGAATGCCCTGCGCCCGCTCGGCATCAAGATCGTGGTCGACGAGGCGAAGCTGATCGGGTTCGCCGCCGACAGCGGTCACCCGTTCTTCTGGCTGGCGCTGCGGGAGCCGACCCGCCGCGTGCACGTCGCCTTCACCGCTCCGGATCGGGCCTCGGTCGACGCGTTCCACGCGGCCGCGCTGCGCTCCGGCGGCGTCGACAACGGGCCGCCCGGCGTGCGCCCGGACTATCACTCGGACTACTACGGTGCGTTCGCCTTCGACGCCGACGGCAACAACGTCGAGGCGGTCTGCCACCGCGCGGCCTGAGACCGAGCCCCTGGCCGGGAGCGGAAACTGGCGAAATGCGAGTCCTGCTACTTTTAGGTGGTATTCCTGGAGTGTCTCCAGGAGGTGACCGCCATGTCCGCGCCCCTGCCCAGCAACGAAGCCGACCGACTCGCCGCGCTCTACGAACTGCACGTGCTCGACACCCCGGCCGAGAGGGACTTCGACGACATCGTCAAGCTCGCCGCGACCGTCTGCGCCGTGCCCATGTCGCTGATCAGCCTGATCGACGTCGATCGCCAGTGGTTCAAGGCCAAGATCGGCACCGAACTGACCGAGACCCCGCGCGACATGTCGTTCGGCGCGCACGCGATCCTCGGCGACGACCTGCTCGTCGTGCCGGACACCCGCGAGGATCCCCGGTTCGCCGGCAACCCGACGGTCGAGCGCAGCGACGGCGTCCGGTTCTACGCGGGTGCGCCGCTGGTCACCAGCGACGGATTCGCCGTCGGCACGCTCTGTATCTTCGACTCGGTGCCGCGCCGGCTCGACACCGAGCAGCTCCAGGTGCTGCGGGCGCTGGCCCGGCAGGTCACCTCGCAGCTGGAGATGCGCCGCTACGCCACCGCGCTGGTCAACACCACCGCGCGGCTGCAAGAGCTGGAGCGGCGCAAGGACGAGCTGGCCGGGCTGGTCGGCGGCGAGCTGCGGGCGCCGCTGCGGCTGATGCGCTCCTATCTGGCCGATCTCGGCAACACCGGGATGCACGACGCGGAGCAGGCCGAGCTCGTCGGCCGGGCGACCGCGGCGCACGTGCGCGGGCTCAGCGACCTGCTCGATCACCTGGCCTCGATGGCCGACGCCGGGCACGGCATGGACAGCCTGCACATGCGGGAGATCGATCTGACCCGGCTGACCCAGCGGGCGGTGGAGGCGGTCCGGCCGATCGCGACGACCAAACAGATCTGGATCCTCAACCAGGCCGGCGGCCCGTCGATGCCGATCATCGCTGATCCCGTACGCCTGGAGCAGGTACTCACGCACCTGCTCTTCGCGGCGGTCAAGTACACGCCGGCGGGCGGCCGGGTGCGGGTCGGCACGGAGATGGAGTCCGGCCCGACGGTACGGCTTGACGACATGGACATGCCCGGCGGAATGCGCCCCGAGCTGTTCCCGCACCTGTACTACGGCGCGCTCGCCGACCCGGGTCTCGTACCCGGACCGGACCGCGGCCTGGCCGTCGCCAAGCGGATCCTCGACGCGCACCACGCGACGGTGGCGCTCTCGGACCGCCCGGGCGACGGCACCTCGCTGCACGTGGTCTTCCCGGTCGCCGAACGCGAACTGGTCGACGCTTAGCGCGTGTGAGGGCCCCGCACCCGCCCGGCTGCAGTTCGGGCGGGTGCGGGGCCCCGTTACGCCCCGCGGGTGAACACGGGACCGGAGCCGCCGGCCGGGGGCGAGCCGGCCGACGGGAGTTCGTCGGCGTCGTACCGGTCGTCGTCGTACTGGTGATCACCGCGGTACGGATGATCGCTGTCGTAGTGCGGAACGCTCTGCGCCGGTACCGGCGGGCGGGCCGTCGCCCGGCCGGCCGCCGGATGGTCCGGGTCGGCCGACTGGTCCAGCACCGGCGGCCAGGTGTCGACCGCGGGCGCGAGGTCCGGTACGGGTACGGGCGGCGCGGGCGGCGCCGCCTCGGCGCTCCGTGCGCCGCCGAGCCCGGCGCGGTGCAGCTTGTGCCAGCGCAGCCGGCCGCCGGTCATGGCCGTCAGCGCGGACTGGATCAGCACCAGGTACATCAGCTGCCGGTACGCGAACTGTTGCAGCGGTAGCCGCCACAGCGGGCGCATCGACTCGTTGTCGAAGCGGAACGCCACGGCCGCGGTGAAGAGTTGCAGCGCGAGCATCAGGCCCCACGCGACCACCGTCGCGCTGAGCTCCCAGAAGACCAGCCCGTAGACGAGCATGATGTCCACGACGGGTGCGAGCAGCGGCAGCGCCACCCCGAACAGGGCCAGGAACGGCAGGCCGACGCGGCCGAAACGGCCCGAGTCGCCGGAGTCCGTCAGCGCCTTGCGGTGCTTCCACATCGCCTGCATGGTCCCGTAGCTCCACCGGTACCGCTGGCGATAGAGCTGCTCGAGGGTCGTCGGCGCCTCGGTCCACGCCTTGGCCCGCTCCTCGTAGACGACCCGCCACCCGGCCCGGCACAGCGCCATGGTGACGTCGGTGTCCTCGGCGAGGGTCTCGTCGCTGACCCCGCCGACCTCGGCCAGTGCCACGCGGCGGAACGCGCCGATCGCGCCGGGCACGGTCGGCATGCAGTTGAGTACCTCGTAGAGGCGGCGGTCGAGGTTGAAGCCGATCACGTACTCGATGTGCTGCCACGCCGCGACCAG belongs to Amorphoplanes digitatis and includes:
- a CDS encoding GAF domain-containing sensor histidine kinase; this encodes MSAPLPSNEADRLAALYELHVLDTPAERDFDDIVKLAATVCAVPMSLISLIDVDRQWFKAKIGTELTETPRDMSFGAHAILGDDLLVVPDTREDPRFAGNPTVERSDGVRFYAGAPLVTSDGFAVGTLCIFDSVPRRLDTEQLQVLRALARQVTSQLEMRRYATALVNTTARLQELERRKDELAGLVGGELRAPLRLMRSYLADLGNTGMHDAEQAELVGRATAAHVRGLSDLLDHLASMADAGHGMDSLHMREIDLTRLTQRAVEAVRPIATTKQIWILNQAGGPSMPIIADPVRLEQVLTHLLFAAVKYTPAGGRVRVGTEMESGPTVRLDDMDMPGGMRPELFPHLYYGALADPGLVPGPDRGLAVAKRILDAHHATVALSDRPGDGTSLHVVFPVAERELVDA
- a CDS encoding VOC family protein; the protein is MIDHVVLGVHHLDESKHFYENALRPLGIKIVVDEAKLIGFAADSGHPFFWLALREPTRRVHVAFTAPDRASVDAFHAAALRSGGVDNGPPGVRPDYHSDYYGAFAFDADGNNVEAVCHRAA